In Halopseudomonas nanhaiensis, a single window of DNA contains:
- the atzF gene encoding allophanate hydrolase: MATQNGWTIREWLRAYREDGQTPRHALMTLLEHFEPEDPAFIHVVTAAELSSQLDQLDAMDDARALPLYGVPCVIKDNIDVAGLPTTAACPAFRYVAAADATSVARLRAAGAIIMAKTNLDQFATGLVGTRSPYGAVPNSFNPDYVSGGSSSGSAVAVARGLVPFSLGTDTAGSGRVPAGFNNLVGLKPTRGRFSTTGVIPACRSLDCVSIFALDVEDAQSVARVMTGFDPRDGYSREQEHPATLMQASPRFGIPSQLPWFGDTQAEAAWQASLTRLKEMAVELVDIDFAPMQQLAELLYGGPWVAERYAAIASFMDEHADQMNEVVRGILANAARFSAADTYRAEYRRADLAREIQLRMQQVDALLVPTAPRLPTLAEVAAEPVEVNSQLGTWTNFVNLADGSALALPAGMRDDGLPSGITLIGAAWQDEALAEFGRRWQAFAPWKAGATQRELPAPAPARDAPEGYVRLAVVGAHLTGMPLNTQLVERRARFVESTFTADNYRLYALPNTTPPKPGLIRSADGAAIIVELWDVPLQAFGSFVALIPAPLGIGTLTLQDGRQVKGFICEGAAVEGATDITHLGGWRAYIASRNS, from the coding sequence ATGGCAACGCAAAACGGCTGGACAATCAGGGAATGGCTCAGGGCCTATCGCGAAGACGGCCAAACGCCCCGGCATGCGCTGATGACGCTGCTCGAACACTTCGAGCCCGAAGACCCGGCATTCATTCATGTGGTCACTGCCGCTGAACTCTCCAGCCAACTGGATCAGCTCGATGCGATGGACGATGCCCGCGCGCTGCCCCTGTACGGCGTGCCCTGCGTAATCAAGGACAACATCGACGTAGCGGGACTCCCGACGACCGCCGCCTGCCCTGCCTTCCGATACGTCGCAGCCGCTGACGCCACCAGCGTTGCTCGCCTACGGGCCGCCGGCGCAATCATCATGGCCAAGACCAATCTGGATCAGTTCGCCACCGGTCTGGTCGGCACGCGCTCGCCGTACGGCGCGGTACCCAACAGCTTCAATCCGGACTACGTCTCCGGTGGTTCCAGCTCCGGCTCGGCGGTCGCGGTAGCCCGCGGCCTGGTCCCGTTCAGCCTGGGCACCGATACCGCCGGTTCCGGCAGGGTCCCCGCCGGCTTCAACAACCTGGTCGGACTCAAGCCAACCCGTGGACGCTTCAGCACCACCGGCGTGATACCTGCCTGCCGCAGTCTGGACTGCGTATCGATCTTCGCTCTGGACGTGGAAGACGCGCAGAGCGTCGCCAGAGTCATGACAGGCTTCGACCCGAGGGACGGTTACTCTCGCGAGCAGGAGCATCCGGCCACCCTCATGCAGGCCTCGCCGCGCTTCGGCATACCGAGTCAGTTGCCCTGGTTCGGCGATACCCAGGCCGAGGCGGCCTGGCAGGCCAGCCTGACCCGTCTGAAGGAGATGGCCGTGGAGCTGGTGGATATCGACTTCGCCCCGATGCAGCAGCTCGCCGAACTTCTCTACGGTGGCCCCTGGGTAGCCGAGCGCTACGCGGCGATCGCCTCGTTCATGGACGAGCATGCCGATCAGATGAATGAGGTCGTGCGCGGCATTCTCGCCAACGCGGCCAGATTCAGCGCCGCCGATACCTACCGAGCCGAATACCGCCGTGCCGATCTGGCGCGCGAAATACAGCTGCGCATGCAGCAGGTCGACGCGCTGTTGGTGCCCACAGCACCGCGCCTGCCCACATTGGCGGAGGTGGCCGCCGAACCGGTCGAGGTCAACAGCCAGCTCGGCACCTGGACCAATTTCGTCAACCTGGCCGATGGCTCTGCGCTGGCCCTACCGGCGGGCATGCGCGATGACGGGCTGCCATCTGGCATCACGCTGATCGGGGCTGCCTGGCAGGACGAAGCGCTGGCCGAGTTCGGTCGCCGCTGGCAGGCCTTCGCGCCGTGGAAAGCGGGCGCTACGCAGCGCGAGCTGCCTGCCCCTGCCCCGGCGCGTGACGCCCCTGAAGGCTACGTACGTCTCGCCGTGGTCGGCGCCCATCTCACCGGGATGCCGCTCAACACGCAGCTGGTGGAGCGCCGTGCACGCTTCGTCGAGAGCACCTTCACGGCCGATAACTACCGGCTGTACGCACTGCCCAATACCACCCCGCCCAAGCCCGGACTGATCCGAAGCGCCGACGGCGCCGCCATCATCGTCGAACTATGGGACGTGCCGCTGCAGGCATTCGGCAGTTTCGTCGCGCTCATTCCCGCTCCGCTTGGCATCGGCACGCTGACACTGCAGGACGGCCGCCAGGTCAAGGGTTTCATCTGCGAAGGAGCGGCCGTGGAAGGGGCGACCGACATCACTCATCTGGGCGGCTGGCGTGCCTATATTGCTTCACGGAACAGCTGA
- a CDS encoding type III PLP-dependent enzyme, translated as MSIKLEDYFDKETFSRIKDRADQHDTPFLVVDLKTIDRAYDDLVEGFPFAKIYYAVKANPSNEVLGLLKDKGSNFDIASIYELEKVMALGVRPEQISFGNTIKKSKHIRAFYEKGVRLFATDSEADLRNIAKAAPGSKVYVRILTEGSTTADWPLSRKFGCQTDMAMDLLVLAKELGLDPYGISFHVGSQQRDIGAWDAAIAKVKVIFERLKEEDGITLKMINMGGGFPANYLTKTNTLQTYAEEITRFLQEDFGDELPEIILEPGRSLIANAGILVSEVVLVSRKSHTALERWVFTDVGKFSGLIETMDESIKFPIYVEKKGELEEAVIAGPTCDSADIMYENYKYGLPLNLAIGDRMYWLSTGAYTTSYSAIEFNGFPPLEAFYV; from the coding sequence ATGTCCATCAAACTCGAAGACTACTTCGACAAAGAGACCTTCAGCCGCATCAAGGACCGTGCCGATCAGCACGACACGCCGTTTCTCGTGGTTGACCTGAAGACCATCGACCGCGCATACGACGACCTGGTCGAAGGCTTTCCCTTCGCCAAGATCTACTACGCGGTGAAAGCCAATCCGTCCAATGAAGTGCTGGGCCTGTTGAAAGACAAGGGCTCGAACTTCGACATCGCCTCGATCTACGAGCTGGAGAAGGTCATGGCTCTGGGTGTACGTCCGGAGCAGATCAGCTTCGGCAACACCATCAAGAAGTCCAAGCACATCCGCGCCTTCTACGAGAAGGGCGTACGGCTGTTCGCCACCGATTCCGAAGCGGATCTGCGCAACATCGCCAAGGCAGCACCGGGCTCGAAAGTCTACGTGCGCATCCTTACTGAAGGTTCGACCACTGCCGATTGGCCGCTGTCGCGCAAGTTCGGCTGCCAGACCGACATGGCCATGGACCTGCTGGTGCTGGCCAAGGAACTGGGTCTCGATCCCTACGGCATCTCCTTCCACGTCGGCTCGCAGCAGCGCGATATCGGCGCGTGGGACGCGGCGATTGCCAAGGTAAAGGTCATCTTCGAGCGTCTGAAGGAAGAAGACGGCATCACCCTGAAGATGATCAACATGGGTGGCGGCTTCCCGGCGAACTATCTGACCAAGACCAATACCTTGCAGACTTACGCCGAAGAGATCACCCGCTTCCTGCAGGAAGACTTCGGTGACGAGCTGCCGGAGATCATTCTCGAGCCGGGTCGTTCGCTGATTGCCAACGCAGGCATCCTGGTCAGCGAAGTGGTGCTGGTATCGCGCAAGTCACACACAGCGCTCGAGCGCTGGGTGTTCACCGACGTGGGCAAGTTCTCCGGCCTGATCGAAACCATGGACGAGTCGATCAAGTTCCCGATCTATGTCGAAAAGAAGGGCGAGCTGGAAGAAGCGGTCATCGCCGGGCCGACCTGCGACAGCGCCGACATCATGTACGAGAACTACAAGTACGGCCTGCCGCTGAACCTGGCGATCGGTGATCGTATGTACTGGCTGTCCACCGGCGCCTACACCACCAGCTACAGCGCGATCGAGTTCAACGGCTTTCCGCCGCTGGAGGCTTTCTACGTTTGA
- a CDS encoding SDR family oxidoreductase, with protein MSDIRFDDKVVIVTGAGGGIGRAHALLFAKHGAKVIVNDLGGSTQGEGANSEAALKVVEEIKAAGGTAVANPENVIDGDKIVQCAMDNFGRVDVVVNNAGILRDKSFAKMTDADWDLVYRVHVEGAYKVTHAAWPHMKDSNFGRVIFTASTSGIYGNFGQANYGMAKLGLYGLTRTLAIEGRKNNIFVNAIAPTGGTRMTEGLFPPGAFEKLKPELVSPLVAYLCSEDCKETGSLFEVGGGWMGKVRWERSLGIGFNPDEGFTPEDVAANFEKLCSFEGAVHPKDNIEALRELMANIQKFA; from the coding sequence ATGAGCGATATCCGTTTTGACGACAAGGTCGTCATCGTTACCGGCGCCGGTGGTGGCATCGGCCGCGCCCACGCACTGCTGTTCGCCAAGCATGGCGCCAAGGTCATCGTGAATGATCTGGGTGGCAGCACCCAGGGGGAAGGCGCCAACAGCGAAGCCGCGCTGAAGGTGGTCGAGGAAATCAAGGCCGCTGGCGGCACCGCAGTAGCCAATCCGGAAAACGTGATCGACGGCGACAAGATCGTCCAGTGCGCCATGGACAACTTCGGCCGTGTCGACGTTGTGGTGAACAACGCCGGCATCCTGCGCGACAAGAGCTTCGCCAAGATGACCGATGCCGACTGGGATCTGGTCTATCGCGTGCACGTGGAAGGCGCCTACAAGGTGACCCACGCCGCCTGGCCGCACATGAAGGACAGCAACTTTGGTCGCGTGATCTTCACTGCCTCCACCTCCGGTATCTATGGCAACTTCGGCCAGGCCAACTACGGCATGGCCAAGCTGGGCCTGTACGGCCTGACCCGCACCCTGGCGATCGAAGGCCGCAAGAACAACATCTTCGTCAACGCGATCGCCCCGACTGGCGGCACGCGCATGACCGAAGGCCTGTTCCCGCCGGGCGCGTTCGAAAAGCTCAAGCCCGAACTGGTCAGCCCCTTGGTAGCCTATCTGTGCTCGGAAGACTGCAAGGAAACGGGTAGCCTGTTCGAAGTCGGCGGCGGCTGGATGGGCAAGGTGCGCTGGGAGCGTTCGCTGGGCATCGGCTTCAACCCCGACGAAGGCTTCACGCCGGAAGATGTCGCGGCCAACTTCGAGAAGCTGTGCAGCTTCGAAGGCGCCGTGCACCCGAAGGACAATATCGAAGCGCTGCGTGAGCTGATGGCGAACATCCAGAAGTTCGCCTGA
- a CDS encoding response regulator transcription factor, giving the protein MGAHLGRIMIIEDDSTLGDQLAQLLQGCGYATERYEDGLVGLDAALARDAQLILLDIKLPGLNGLSLLKRLREAKQTPVIMLTACGAEEERIRGLRHGADDYLAKPFNVEELTLRIDAVLRRSRTALRAMKTEPTQLQIGDLRLDRACQTVHVRQQMIDITPIQFRLLWQLVAQRGEALSKAYLYRLVFDRDYSRYDRSLEMHISRIRRRLQQAGLADPIQTLHGRGYVYS; this is encoded by the coding sequence ATGGGCGCGCATCTTGGCCGCATCATGATTATTGAAGATGATTCGACGCTGGGCGACCAACTCGCTCAATTATTGCAGGGTTGTGGATACGCTACGGAGCGCTACGAGGACGGCCTGGTGGGTCTGGATGCAGCGCTTGCGCGAGACGCTCAGTTGATCCTGTTGGACATCAAGCTTCCCGGTTTGAACGGCTTGAGCCTGCTCAAACGACTGCGTGAAGCCAAACAGACCCCGGTGATCATGCTCACCGCCTGCGGCGCGGAGGAGGAACGGATCCGGGGTCTGCGCCACGGTGCCGATGATTACCTGGCGAAGCCGTTCAATGTCGAGGAACTGACGTTGCGGATTGATGCGGTGCTCAGGCGTAGCCGGACTGCCCTTCGGGCCATGAAGACCGAGCCGACGCAGCTGCAGATCGGTGACTTGCGACTGGATCGGGCGTGTCAGACGGTACACGTGCGGCAGCAGATGATCGACATCACCCCCATACAGTTTCGTCTGTTGTGGCAGCTGGTCGCCCAGCGCGGCGAGGCATTGTCCAAGGCGTATCTGTACCGGCTCGTGTTCGACCGCGATTACAGTCGCTACGACCGCAGCCTGGAGATGCATATCAGCCGCATCCGCCGCCGTCTTCAGCAAGCAGGCCTCGCCGATCCGATCCAGACGCTGCATGGCCGCGGATACGTGTATTCATGA
- a CDS encoding sensor histidine kinase, producing the protein MNRPLWWKLCATLVLGMLALFWTISHLTWEAEEAMSFIAQAHQKTLRSYGAQAEAIYRAGNDEALASWLNTLQEQESTWAAVVRTDLEPVAGSTLSPRFVEGFGLGRDVSWKIHLYFDENPIMDLPFSDGRTHFVIQLPDRMRPGFYWSSSRLLLQLVLPLTVLLVICLVLYRHLMHPLRRLEQAARRFSEGDFSARVGLVPGVRKDEIAALAQAFDSMADRTAELILQQRQRLSDMSHELRTPLARIGLAVSLAEQQGTDQQLAKRIRSECDEMRRLVEDALTLSWLENESPTLRDESLDLTELLDTLVDDARFEYPDRAIDSTLPAQAPLAASSHRALGQAIENVLRNALIHTPVGGTVRVELAERRHQWHLTVVDQGPGVPGDMLERIFHPFFRAPSRETSGRSGFGLGLALARRQIRATGGTISARNVASGGLAIDILLPRHTEEA; encoded by the coding sequence ATGAACCGGCCGCTGTGGTGGAAGCTCTGCGCAACGCTGGTGCTGGGCATGCTCGCGCTGTTCTGGACCATCTCGCATCTGACCTGGGAAGCCGAAGAGGCGATGAGCTTCATCGCGCAGGCGCATCAAAAGACGCTGCGCAGCTACGGCGCACAGGCTGAGGCGATCTACCGTGCCGGAAACGACGAAGCGCTCGCCAGTTGGCTGAATACCTTGCAGGAGCAGGAGTCGACATGGGCGGCGGTGGTTCGGACTGATCTTGAGCCAGTCGCCGGTAGCACGCTGTCGCCGCGCTTTGTCGAGGGCTTCGGCCTGGGGCGCGACGTGTCCTGGAAGATACATCTGTATTTTGATGAAAATCCGATCATGGACCTGCCGTTCAGCGATGGTCGCACGCACTTCGTGATTCAGCTGCCTGACCGGATGCGACCCGGGTTTTACTGGTCATCCTCACGGTTGCTGTTGCAGCTGGTGCTGCCGTTGACTGTGCTGCTGGTGATCTGCCTTGTGCTCTACCGCCACCTGATGCATCCATTGCGTCGCCTCGAACAAGCCGCGCGTCGCTTCAGCGAGGGCGACTTCAGTGCCCGAGTCGGGCTGGTGCCCGGCGTGCGCAAGGACGAAATAGCGGCACTCGCGCAGGCGTTCGACAGCATGGCCGACCGCACTGCAGAACTGATCCTGCAGCAGCGACAACGGTTGTCCGACATGTCCCATGAACTGCGCACGCCGCTTGCGCGAATCGGACTGGCGGTGAGCCTGGCCGAGCAGCAGGGCACCGATCAGCAGCTGGCCAAACGCATCCGCTCCGAATGCGATGAGATGCGCCGTCTGGTCGAGGACGCGCTGACCTTGAGCTGGCTGGAAAACGAATCACCGACGCTGCGCGATGAATCGCTGGACTTGACCGAATTGCTCGACACCCTCGTCGACGATGCGCGCTTCGAGTATCCCGACCGGGCGATAGATTCCACGCTGCCGGCTCAGGCGCCGTTGGCCGCGAGCAGTCACAGGGCGCTTGGCCAGGCGATAGAGAACGTTCTGCGCAACGCGCTGATTCACACACCGGTCGGCGGTACCGTGCGCGTCGAGCTGGCAGAGCGTCGCCATCAATGGCACCTGACGGTTGTCGATCAGGGGCCGGGCGTGCCCGGCGACATGCTCGAACGAATATTTCATCCGTTCTTCCGGGCGCCGTCGAGAGAGACGTCTGGCCGCTCCGGCTTCGGTCTCGGTCTGGCATTGGCCAGACGGCAGATCCGCGCCACCGGCGGCACCATTTCAGCCCGCAATGTAGCAAGTGGCGGGCTGGCGATCGACATTCTGCTGCCGCGACACACGGAGGAGGCGTAA
- a CDS encoding TonB-dependent receptor domain-containing protein produces MSHRVVAGSLGLAPLAVGFSLLGCIPLAKAQEVVTELPTLQIVGERQSASCRSVSSEELSHYQAADLEDVFASEPDVSVGGGHSVAQKLYLRGIEDTLLNIRIDGAQQVGQTFHHTGRITIEPELLKRADIQAGTSDALAGPGALGGSIRFVTKDPEDLLRPGENLGALTKGTYFSNAEGYKASASVFGRFSEDWSGLLMATHQDQNDYEDGSNDVVYGSGSRQGLGFAKLVGHLSEAQTLRLSYERREDEGERTQRPQWVPSSFNRLYPIDNQRETWNVGYAFAPAHMPLVDVELTTFHTQNHLEQNVIGRWGLYESQAESWGFDARNTSLVGDHQLTYGFDYREDDLTAGPGTDPSEQEQLGRVQGVYVQDYWSLTDRLLFGLGARYDRYRLTDSDGQRFDESDLSPNASLRFQATPALALRAAHTRAFRGPQVRDGFKADSAALAPDLQPEQARTSELGFDYAKRRWTLAGKVYRTEIQDAIADPVPRPAVYLNAGDLESEGVLVEAGYHWDALSVGASYHHNDSTIDGNDLNVYEHNGLGASVGDTWVLNADYQYSASLTFGWLGRFVESIDSLETSVGRIDKPGYGVHDLYVSWLPLADESLNLTLTLKNALDKDYLDHASNEDFEAIEEYEGIIGSAEPGRELRLSAALRF; encoded by the coding sequence ATGTCTCATCGTGTCGTTGCAGGGAGCCTGGGGTTGGCCCCGCTTGCTGTGGGCTTTTCGCTCCTTGGCTGTATCCCGTTGGCCAAGGCTCAGGAGGTGGTGACCGAGCTGCCCACCTTGCAAATCGTCGGTGAGCGCCAGTCCGCTTCCTGCCGCAGTGTCTCGTCAGAGGAGCTGTCGCATTATCAGGCGGCTGACCTGGAAGATGTCTTTGCATCCGAGCCCGATGTCAGCGTCGGTGGCGGGCACAGCGTTGCGCAGAAACTCTACCTACGCGGCATCGAAGACACGCTGTTGAACATTCGCATAGATGGTGCGCAGCAGGTCGGACAGACGTTCCATCACACCGGTCGTATCACCATTGAGCCGGAGCTGCTCAAGCGGGCGGATATCCAGGCCGGTACTTCCGATGCCCTGGCCGGTCCCGGTGCCCTGGGCGGTAGCATTCGCTTCGTCACCAAGGATCCGGAGGATTTGCTGCGGCCTGGCGAGAACCTCGGCGCACTGACCAAGGGTACCTATTTCAGCAACGCCGAAGGTTACAAGGCCAGCGCCAGCGTCTTCGGTCGGTTTTCGGAAGACTGGTCAGGGCTGCTAATGGCAACCCATCAGGATCAGAACGACTACGAGGACGGCAGCAACGACGTCGTGTATGGCTCCGGCTCGCGTCAGGGGCTGGGGTTCGCCAAGCTGGTGGGCCATCTGAGCGAGGCTCAGACCCTGCGGCTGAGCTATGAACGTCGCGAGGACGAGGGCGAGCGTACCCAGCGTCCGCAGTGGGTACCGAGCTCGTTCAACCGCCTGTATCCGATCGACAATCAGCGCGAAACCTGGAATGTCGGTTATGCATTCGCACCCGCTCACATGCCGCTGGTTGATGTCGAGCTGACGACGTTTCACACGCAGAATCACCTCGAGCAAAACGTGATCGGTCGTTGGGGGTTGTACGAGTCACAGGCAGAGTCCTGGGGATTCGATGCACGCAACACAAGCCTAGTCGGCGATCACCAGTTGACATACGGATTTGATTACCGCGAAGACGATCTCACTGCCGGGCCCGGCACGGACCCTTCCGAGCAGGAGCAGCTAGGGCGTGTGCAGGGCGTATATGTCCAGGATTACTGGAGCCTGACCGATCGCCTGCTGTTCGGCCTCGGTGCGCGTTATGATCGCTACCGCCTGACCGACAGCGACGGGCAGCGTTTCGATGAAAGCGACCTGAGTCCGAACGCCAGCCTGCGCTTTCAGGCGACGCCGGCTCTCGCCTTGCGCGCAGCGCACACCAGGGCTTTCCGCGGTCCGCAGGTACGCGATGGGTTCAAGGCGGATAGCGCCGCGCTGGCTCCCGATCTGCAGCCGGAACAGGCCCGTACGTCCGAGCTGGGCTTCGATTATGCGAAGCGTCGCTGGACACTGGCAGGCAAGGTGTATCGCACCGAGATTCAGGATGCCATTGCCGACCCCGTCCCGCGTCCGGCGGTCTATCTCAACGCTGGCGATCTGGAGTCCGAAGGTGTGCTGGTTGAGGCTGGCTATCACTGGGATGCCTTGAGTGTCGGCGCGAGTTACCATCACAACGACAGCACCATCGACGGCAACGACCTGAACGTGTACGAGCACAACGGTCTCGGCGCCAGCGTCGGCGACACCTGGGTTCTCAACGCCGATTATCAATACAGCGCCTCGCTCACGTTCGGTTGGCTGGGCCGTTTCGTGGAGTCGATCGATTCGCTCGAGACCAGCGTAGGCCGGATCGACAAGCCGGGGTACGGCGTGCATGACTTGTACGTGAGCTGGCTGCCGTTGGCGGACGAGTCGCTGAACCTCACGCTGACGCTGAAAAATGCGCTCGACAAGGATTACCTCGATCACGCCAGCAATGAAGATTTCGAGGCCATCGAGGAGTACGAAGGCATAATCGGCTCGGCAGAGCCAGGCCGCGAGCTTCGTCTGTCTGCCGCGTTGCGCTTCTGA
- a CDS encoding ABC transporter substrate-binding protein, whose product MTVRLIGRSAARGLLAALLFACTMPAMAMQDLAGRELTRPAEVKRVVLGEGRLLPVLAILEGDELTDRLVGMPRDLPLVSPGTHEAYRQRFPEIDQLPAVGRGSADTFNAEQVLALRPDLVVLSLHGHGPGAGETRLVEQLEAAGVAVAFVDFRNEPLRHTPRSIELLGWLLDREDAAQEFVSYYQAQLDDIRTRLDTVTERPTVFLHSRAGLSDVCCETMARGMLANLLDAAGGQNLASNLLPGAVGTISLELLMTRPADLYVASGVGSQSSFERGAKYVAMGPGVSETAARTTLRKLVEEPPLSRVPTLANGKVAAIWHDFYNTPFNIVAVQVLAKWLHPAAFADVDPAQTLQTMQQRFQPVALPGTYWVML is encoded by the coding sequence ATGACGGTACGACTCATAGGGCGCAGCGCGGCAAGAGGCCTGCTGGCTGCGCTGCTGTTCGCCTGCACGATGCCCGCTATGGCCATGCAGGACCTGGCGGGCCGGGAGCTCACCCGGCCGGCTGAGGTCAAGCGAGTGGTTTTGGGCGAAGGCCGTCTGTTACCGGTACTGGCCATACTCGAAGGCGATGAGCTCACCGACCGCCTGGTGGGCATGCCGCGTGATCTGCCTCTGGTATCACCGGGCACTCATGAGGCCTACCGCCAGCGCTTTCCGGAAATAGACCAGCTCCCCGCTGTAGGGCGTGGTAGCGCCGACACCTTCAATGCTGAACAGGTGCTGGCACTCAGGCCCGATCTGGTGGTGCTCAGCCTGCATGGTCATGGCCCGGGTGCAGGCGAGACGAGGCTAGTTGAGCAGCTCGAAGCCGCGGGAGTCGCGGTAGCCTTCGTCGACTTTCGTAACGAGCCGCTGCGACATACGCCGCGCAGCATCGAGCTGCTGGGTTGGCTGCTGGATCGGGAAGATGCTGCGCAAGAGTTCGTGTCTTACTACCAGGCCCAGCTGGACGACATTCGCACGCGGCTGGACACCGTAACCGAGCGTCCGACCGTGTTCCTGCACAGTCGCGCCGGGCTGTCCGACGTGTGTTGCGAGACCATGGCCCGCGGCATGCTGGCCAATCTGCTCGATGCGGCCGGCGGTCAAAACCTGGCGTCGAACCTGCTGCCTGGGGCAGTCGGAACGATCAGCCTCGAACTGCTGATGACGCGTCCCGCCGACCTTTACGTGGCCAGCGGAGTCGGGTCACAAAGCTCGTTCGAGCGCGGCGCAAAGTATGTGGCGATGGGGCCGGGAGTTAGCGAAACAGCAGCGCGCACCACGCTGCGCAAGCTGGTCGAGGAGCCACCGTTGTCGCGAGTCCCCACGCTAGCCAACGGCAAGGTGGCGGCCATCTGGCACGATTTCTACAACACCCCGTTCAATATCGTTGCGGTGCAGGTGTTGGCGAAATGGCTGCATCCGGCTGCGTTCGCTGACGTCGATCCCGCACAGACGCTGCAGACCATGCAGCAGCGCTTTCAACCCGTAGCGCTGCCCGGCACGTATTGGGTGATGTTGTGA